From a single Marinobacter sp. THAF197a genomic region:
- a CDS encoding GMC family oxidoreductase → MSMNDPIARGLASGWNVTDASKLTTDQTVEADVVVIGTGAGGGTTAEILARQGLSVILVEEGRLYYQKDFKMDELTSYASLYQEGMSRVTADGAIAILQGRCVGGSTTVNWTSSFRTPDETLNYWSQNLGLSDLAPDTMAPWFQGREERHTMAPWMTPPNLNNDILKQGCEKLGYSWQVIPRNVKGCWNLGYCGVGCPTNAKQGALMTTIPGALDNNAQLFHGLRADRLVMNQDRIDHLQASAMGPNGVTPSGVTVTLKARHFVVAASAIGSPGLLLRSELPDPHKRVGKRSFIHPVNATVARMPAKVDPFYGAPQSIYSDEFNFKHGVDGPVGYKLEVPPLHPAMAAGVVPGHGQEQKDNLGQLPWMQSVIALLRDGFHEDSPGGTVSLRDDGSPVLDYPITDYLWQGIRQAYLDMAEIQFAAGAEAVQAVHLDSGWYTSWTQAKDAINQLPMKPHRARLFTAHQMGGCGMGADPKNSVVNGFGEHHQVANLSIHDASIFPTSIGANPQLSVYALAARNSNRLAQKLSGA, encoded by the coding sequence ATGTCCATGAACGATCCTATCGCCCGGGGCCTGGCTTCTGGCTGGAATGTGACTGACGCCAGCAAACTGACCACCGATCAAACCGTGGAAGCGGATGTGGTGGTGATTGGCACCGGTGCCGGTGGCGGCACAACGGCGGAGATTCTGGCCCGGCAGGGGCTGTCGGTGATTCTGGTGGAAGAAGGCCGGCTGTATTACCAGAAAGACTTCAAGATGGATGAGCTGACGTCCTACGCCAGCCTGTATCAGGAAGGCATGAGCCGGGTCACCGCAGACGGCGCCATTGCCATTCTTCAGGGCCGCTGCGTGGGCGGTTCGACGACAGTGAACTGGACTAGCAGTTTCCGCACGCCCGACGAAACCCTGAACTACTGGAGCCAGAACCTCGGCCTGAGCGACCTCGCCCCGGACACCATGGCCCCCTGGTTCCAGGGCCGGGAAGAGCGCCACACCATGGCGCCCTGGATGACACCACCAAACCTGAACAACGACATTCTCAAGCAAGGTTGTGAAAAGCTAGGCTACTCCTGGCAGGTGATCCCCCGGAACGTCAAAGGCTGCTGGAATCTGGGCTACTGCGGCGTCGGGTGCCCCACCAACGCCAAACAGGGCGCGCTGATGACCACCATCCCCGGCGCCCTGGACAACAACGCCCAACTGTTCCACGGCCTGCGCGCCGACCGGCTGGTGATGAACCAGGATCGCATCGACCACCTGCAGGCCAGCGCCATGGGCCCGAACGGTGTCACGCCATCCGGCGTTACCGTCACCCTAAAAGCCCGGCACTTCGTAGTCGCCGCCAGCGCCATCGGTTCTCCCGGGTTGCTGCTGCGCTCGGAACTGCCGGACCCCCACAAACGCGTCGGCAAGCGCTCGTTCATCCACCCGGTCAACGCCACCGTCGCCCGCATGCCCGCCAAGGTTGATCCCTTCTACGGCGCGCCGCAGTCCATCTACTCCGATGAATTCAACTTCAAACACGGCGTCGATGGCCCGGTCGGCTACAAACTGGAAGTACCCCCATTGCATCCGGCCATGGCCGCCGGCGTGGTTCCCGGCCACGGCCAGGAACAGAAAGACAACCTCGGCCAACTGCCCTGGATGCAATCCGTCATCGCCCTGCTGCGCGACGGCTTCCACGAAGACAGCCCCGGCGGCACCGTCAGCCTGCGGGACGATGGCAGCCCGGTACTGGACTACCCCATCACCGACTACCTCTGGCAGGGCATCCGCCAGGCCTACCTGGACATGGCCGAAATCCAGTTCGCCGCCGGCGCCGAAGCCGTCCAGGCCGTACACCTGGACTCCGGCTGGTACACCAGCTGGACCCAGGCCAAAGACGCCATCAACCAACTCCCCATGAAACCCCACCGCGCCCGCCTGTTCACCGCGCACCAGATGGGCGGCTGCGGCATGGGCGCCGACCCGAAAAACTCCGTAGTCAACGGCTTCGGCGAACACCACCAGGTGGCCAACCTGAGCATCCACGACGCGTCCATCTTCCCCACCAGCATCGGCGCGAATCCGCAGTTGTCGGTGTATGCCTTGGCGGCAAGGAACAGTAACCGGTTGGCGCAGAAGTTGAGCGGGGCATAA
- the coaD gene encoding pantetheine-phosphate adenylyltransferase has translation MPKVIYPGTFDPITNGHTDLIERAGRMFDEIVVAVAYNPKKQPLLNLEERCELVRKATAHLPNVSVTGFSNLLADFVREQNATVILRGLRAVSDFEYEFQLADMNRRLAPEVESVFLTPANHLSYISSTLIREIASLGGDISEFVDPAVANALKEKFSKS, from the coding sequence ATGCCAAAAGTCATCTACCCAGGCACCTTCGACCCCATCACCAACGGCCACACCGACCTCATCGAACGCGCCGGCCGCATGTTCGACGAAATCGTCGTCGCCGTCGCCTACAACCCGAAGAAACAGCCCCTGCTCAACCTCGAAGAACGCTGCGAACTGGTCCGCAAAGCCACCGCCCACCTCCCCAACGTCAGCGTCACCGGCTTCAGCAACCTACTGGCCGATTTCGTGCGGGAGCAGAACGCCACCGTCATCCTGCGCGGCCTGCGAGCAGTTTCAGACTTCGAGTATGAATTCCAGCTCGCCGACATGAACCGCCGCCTGGCCCCGGAAGTGGAAAGCGTGTTCCTGACACCGGCCAACCACCTGTCGTACATCTCGTCGACCCTGATCCGGGAAATCGCCTCGCTGGGTGGCGACATCTCCGAATTCGTCGACCCTGCAGTGGCAAATGCCCTGAAAGAGAAGTTCAGCAAGTCCTGA
- a CDS encoding DUF945 family protein: protein MNLKRWTIAGTAILVVAGVAPWGVGYLTEQHWLTATEEVNNAQPFLRMETDRYRRGLMSSEVSGTATFLDPATGESNRIDFEVQVSHGITGSHLNFRPTEGWQPEGAGWFPNDEPKLTLETRVWGSATLELQAPAIEISEPHGGGVLRSSGGLARIDIGRLGEKADMLMVWPAVVLSGPEMNVTIENVHMEQSLAWLSGDIWTGAGAVTVDALTMQGPQVPPMAFNGIALSSHSEADRKGERLDSSIALALDSVVFDDGTFGPHRIEFAVDGLDVASWNEFSSVMTDMQLMAAQAGQSPQAAFEQQMALMQRFNDSVRGLAAAGFSAGIRELSLDTPEGPVQGSLELSHPELSESERANMLMVMQGLTGALDFRMPLALAENYPAVRMQVAPLIKQGLLVDAGDQLVMTGRLQDLVLDINGIEIPMPPLL, encoded by the coding sequence TTGAATCTTAAACGTTGGACCATCGCCGGCACGGCGATACTGGTAGTGGCTGGCGTAGCCCCCTGGGGCGTGGGCTATCTGACTGAGCAACATTGGCTGACTGCGACCGAGGAAGTCAACAATGCCCAGCCGTTCCTGCGCATGGAAACCGATCGTTACCGGCGCGGTTTGATGAGCTCCGAAGTCTCTGGTACCGCCACCTTTCTGGACCCCGCCACGGGCGAGAGTAACCGCATAGATTTTGAGGTTCAGGTTTCTCACGGCATTACTGGCAGCCACTTGAATTTCAGACCTACGGAAGGCTGGCAGCCGGAGGGGGCAGGCTGGTTCCCCAACGACGAACCAAAACTGACACTGGAAACCCGGGTTTGGGGTTCCGCCACGCTGGAATTGCAGGCCCCTGCTATCGAGATCAGCGAGCCACACGGTGGTGGTGTTTTGCGCAGCAGCGGTGGTCTGGCACGGATTGATATTGGTCGTTTGGGTGAAAAAGCCGACATGCTGATGGTCTGGCCGGCGGTGGTGCTGTCCGGGCCGGAGATGAACGTCACCATTGAAAACGTGCACATGGAGCAGAGCCTTGCCTGGTTATCCGGTGATATCTGGACCGGCGCCGGTGCGGTCACGGTTGATGCCTTGACCATGCAGGGTCCTCAGGTGCCGCCCATGGCGTTTAACGGTATCGCGCTGAGCAGTCATAGCGAGGCAGACCGAAAAGGCGAGCGACTGGATTCCTCGATTGCCCTGGCGCTGGACTCCGTTGTCTTTGATGACGGTACCTTCGGCCCGCACCGGATTGAGTTCGCTGTAGATGGTCTTGATGTTGCCAGCTGGAATGAGTTCAGTTCGGTGATGACCGACATGCAGCTGATGGCGGCGCAGGCCGGTCAATCCCCGCAGGCGGCGTTCGAGCAGCAGATGGCCCTGATGCAGCGGTTTAACGATTCGGTTCGCGGGCTTGCGGCCGCCGGATTTTCCGCAGGAATCCGGGAGTTGAGCCTGGATACCCCTGAAGGGCCCGTGCAGGGTAGCCTGGAGCTGTCCCATCCGGAGCTGTCAGAGAGCGAGCGGGCCAACATGCTGATGGTGATGCAGGGCTTAACCGGGGCGCTGGACTTCCGTATGCCGTTGGCCCTGGCTGAGAACTATCCGGCCGTGCGCATGCAGGTGGCACCCTTGATCAAACAGGGGTTGCTGGTGGATGCCGGCGACCAACTGGTCATGACTGGCCGCCTGCAGGATCTGGTTCTGGATATCAATGGCATCGAGATTCCGATGCCGCCACTGCTTTAA
- the ppk1 gene encoding polyphosphate kinase 1 has protein sequence MTTENAQTAEISDQSVPAPVDVPPVGEDINLDASENYFNRELSQLQFNYRVLKQALDTTHPLINRLIFCCIFSSNMDEFFEIRVAGLRQQMKYGRETVGVDGMQPDQVLAEISRVAHDYIHEQYDIINNVLIPELEKENIHFVRRREWTPAQAEWVRNYFEEEILPVVSPIGLDPSHPFPRLVNKSLNFIVELDGKDAFGRETGMAIVPAPRSLPRLVRLPDDVCDGGDNLVFLSSMIHAHADELFPGMEVKGCYQFRLTRNADLELEDDLEDLASALRGELLSRRFGDGVRLEVADNCPEELVQFLLREFGLTERDLYQVHGPVNLTRLMAVGSLVDRPDLTYSSFSPSIPRQIRSKESMFDAIRKRPLLLLHPYENFSPVVDLLRQAAKDPHVLAIRQTLYRTGADSEIVEALADAARRGKEVTAVIELRARFSEAENLELASRLQEAGVIVVYGVVGYKTHAKMILIVRREEGRLRRYVHLGTGNYHAGNARLYTDYSFLTCDESIGDDVNKLFQQLTGMGKALKIKKLFHAPFTLHNRLISLIEREAGLGENGRIIFKFNALTEPQVIKALYRASQAGASIDLIIRGICCLRPQVPGLSENIRVRSIIGRFLEHTRVYYFGNNGKPDVYCSSADGMERNLLSRVETAFPIEEPALIERVTEDLDTYLSDNCQSWVLQSDGSYLQNQPEEGEERLASQLVLLDRLTSKPN, from the coding sequence ATGACAACCGAGAATGCGCAAACCGCAGAGATCAGTGATCAGAGTGTGCCAGCGCCGGTAGATGTACCGCCGGTGGGGGAAGACATCAATCTGGACGCCAGTGAAAACTATTTCAACCGCGAGCTGAGCCAGCTTCAGTTCAACTACCGGGTGTTGAAGCAGGCGCTGGATACCACTCATCCGCTGATCAACCGGTTGATCTTCTGCTGCATTTTCAGCAGCAACATGGACGAGTTCTTTGAAATTCGGGTGGCGGGCCTGCGCCAGCAAATGAAGTACGGTCGGGAGACCGTGGGCGTGGACGGCATGCAGCCAGACCAAGTGCTGGCGGAGATCAGCCGGGTGGCCCACGACTACATCCACGAGCAGTACGACATCATCAATAACGTGCTGATCCCCGAGCTGGAGAAAGAGAACATTCACTTTGTCCGGCGCCGTGAGTGGACGCCGGCCCAGGCAGAGTGGGTGCGGAACTACTTCGAGGAAGAGATATTGCCGGTGGTCAGCCCCATCGGGCTGGACCCGTCGCACCCGTTCCCACGCCTGGTAAACAAGAGCCTCAACTTCATCGTTGAACTCGATGGCAAAGACGCCTTCGGTCGGGAAACCGGCATGGCCATTGTGCCCGCACCCCGCTCCCTGCCTCGCCTGGTTCGGCTGCCGGATGACGTCTGTGACGGCGGCGACAACCTGGTGTTTCTGTCATCCATGATTCACGCCCATGCGGACGAGTTGTTCCCGGGCATGGAAGTGAAAGGCTGTTACCAGTTCCGGTTGACCCGTAACGCTGACCTTGAACTGGAAGACGACCTGGAAGACCTGGCCTCAGCCCTGCGCGGCGAATTGTTGAGTCGCCGGTTTGGTGACGGAGTGCGTTTGGAGGTGGCCGACAACTGCCCGGAGGAATTGGTGCAGTTTCTCTTGCGGGAGTTCGGTCTGACCGAGCGGGATCTTTATCAGGTGCATGGACCGGTCAACCTGACCCGTTTGATGGCCGTTGGCAGCCTGGTGGATCGCCCCGACCTGACCTATTCCAGTTTTTCACCCTCGATTCCGCGCCAGATCCGCAGCAAGGAATCCATGTTTGATGCCATCCGCAAGCGGCCCTTGCTGTTGTTGCATCCTTATGAAAACTTCAGTCCGGTGGTCGACCTGCTGCGACAGGCGGCGAAAGATCCCCATGTGCTGGCGATCCGCCAGACCCTGTACCGCACCGGAGCCGACTCTGAAATAGTCGAGGCATTGGCGGATGCGGCCCGGCGGGGTAAGGAAGTGACCGCCGTTATCGAGCTGCGGGCCCGGTTCAGCGAGGCAGAAAACCTGGAGCTGGCAAGCCGTCTGCAGGAGGCGGGGGTGATTGTGGTATACGGCGTGGTGGGCTACAAAACCCACGCCAAGATGATCCTGATTGTGCGCCGGGAAGAAGGCCGGCTGCGCCGTTATGTGCACCTGGGTACCGGCAACTACCATGCCGGTAACGCCCGGCTGTACACCGATTACAGCTTCCTGACCTGCGACGAATCCATCGGTGACGATGTCAACAAGCTGTTCCAGCAGCTGACCGGCATGGGCAAGGCGTTGAAGATCAAGAAGTTGTTTCACGCCCCCTTCACCCTGCACAATCGCCTGATCAGTCTGATAGAGCGGGAAGCCGGGCTTGGGGAGAACGGACGCATTATCTTCAAGTTCAACGCCCTGACCGAGCCGCAGGTGATCAAAGCCCTGTACCGGGCGTCCCAGGCCGGTGCCAGTATTGATCTGATCATTCGCGGTATCTGCTGCTTGCGTCCCCAGGTGCCGGGCCTGTCGGAGAATATCCGGGTGCGGTCCATCATCGGGCGCTTTCTTGAGCATACCCGGGTATATTACTTTGGCAACAACGGCAAACCCGACGTTTACTGTTCCAGCGCCGATGGTATGGAGCGGAACCTGCTGAGCCGGGTTGAGACCGCCTTCCCGATCGAAGAGCCGGCGCTAATCGAGCGGGTGACCGAGGATCTGGATACCTATCTTTCTGATAACTGCCAGTCCTGGGTATTGCAGTCTGATGGCAGTTATCTACAGAATCAGCCAGAAGAAGGAGAGGAACGCCTGGCTTCGCAGCTGGTGTTGCTGGACCGGTTAACCTCTAAACCGAATTGA
- the hemB gene encoding porphobilinogen synthase: protein MSKQRPPISSRAYPTTRLRRNRASDFSRRLVRESQLSPDNLIYPVFVLEGENQREAVPSMPGVERLSVDLLVEQAAELVELGIPAVALFPVVPAERKNLSGSGAWDSDGLAQRAVRALKKAQPELGVITDVALDPFTTHGQDGIIDHNGYVLNDVTVEALVNQALSHADAGADVVAPSDMMDGRVAAIRDALEGAGYVNTRILAYSAKYASSYYGPFRDAVGSAANLGKADKATYQMDPANSDEAIHEVAMDLAEGADMVMIKPGMPYLDIVHRVKTELQVPTFVYQVSGEYAMHMAAAQNGWLDGDAVMMESLMAMRRAGADGILTYFAVRAARLMRDRSRV from the coding sequence GTGTCCAAACAGCGCCCGCCGATTTCAAGCCGAGCCTATCCGACGACCCGTTTGCGCCGTAATCGCGCCAGTGATTTTTCCCGCCGACTGGTTCGGGAAAGCCAGCTGTCGCCTGATAACCTGATCTACCCGGTGTTTGTGCTTGAAGGCGAGAACCAGCGTGAGGCTGTGCCGTCCATGCCGGGGGTGGAGCGCCTGAGTGTCGATCTTCTGGTGGAGCAGGCTGCGGAACTGGTGGAGCTGGGCATTCCGGCGGTGGCGCTGTTTCCGGTCGTCCCTGCTGAGAGGAAGAATCTGTCTGGCTCGGGTGCCTGGGATTCGGACGGCCTGGCTCAGCGGGCGGTTCGTGCCCTGAAGAAAGCTCAGCCGGAACTCGGCGTGATCACCGACGTTGCCCTGGACCCGTTCACCACCCATGGTCAGGATGGCATTATTGATCACAACGGTTATGTGTTGAACGATGTCACCGTTGAAGCTCTGGTGAACCAGGCGTTGTCCCATGCCGATGCCGGGGCTGACGTGGTTGCCCCTTCAGATATGATGGACGGTCGCGTGGCGGCTATCCGCGATGCCCTGGAAGGCGCCGGTTATGTGAATACCCGGATTCTGGCCTACTCTGCCAAGTATGCCTCCAGCTATTACGGCCCGTTCCGGGATGCGGTCGGTTCTGCCGCCAACCTGGGCAAGGCCGACAAGGCGACGTATCAGATGGATCCGGCCAACAGTGACGAAGCCATTCATGAAGTGGCGATGGATCTGGCCGAGGGTGCCGATATGGTAATGATCAAACCGGGCATGCCCTACCTGGATATTGTGCACCGGGTGAAAACCGAACTGCAGGTGCCAACGTTTGTCTACCAGGTGAGTGGTGAGTACGCCATGCATATGGCCGCTGCGCAGAACGGTTGGCTGGATGGCGATGCGGTGATGATGGAGAGCCTGATGGCCATGCGCCGTGCCGGTGCTGACGGCATCCTGACCTATTTTGCAGTGCGCGCAGCGAGACTGATGAGGGATCGTTCGCGGGTATAG
- a CDS encoding TetR/AcrR family transcriptional regulator, translated as MAYRETEKMRERKARARQNIIERTWECVAEGGFRSARITRIAGLAGVATGTIYRHFESREDLFAEIFRLATQREVDKVAEALNVSGNAVERLDNALRKFAQRALKGPMKAWALIAEPVDPKVEEERLVYRKAYASLFEQAIRDGIAEGCIPDQNARLASTCLVGAISESLVGPLSPTQTDIPPGQDNNEDELVNAIVCFCIRGLTGTRS; from the coding sequence ATGGCCTATCGTGAAACCGAAAAGATGCGCGAACGGAAAGCCCGGGCACGCCAGAACATCATCGAGCGCACCTGGGAATGTGTCGCTGAAGGTGGCTTCCGAAGCGCCCGTATCACCCGGATTGCTGGCCTGGCCGGCGTTGCCACCGGCACCATCTATCGGCATTTCGAGTCCCGCGAGGACCTTTTTGCCGAAATCTTCCGGTTGGCCACCCAGCGGGAAGTCGACAAGGTGGCCGAAGCGCTCAACGTATCCGGAAACGCCGTTGAACGCCTAGACAACGCCTTGAGGAAATTTGCCCAGAGGGCCCTCAAAGGCCCCATGAAGGCCTGGGCCCTGATCGCCGAACCGGTGGATCCGAAGGTAGAAGAAGAGCGACTGGTTTACCGAAAGGCTTACGCCAGCCTGTTTGAACAAGCGATCCGGGATGGCATAGCCGAAGGCTGCATACCGGACCAGAACGCACGGCTCGCCAGTACCTGCCTGGTGGGCGCGATATCAGAATCCCTGGTGGGGCCTCTGTCACCAACCCAGACAGACATACCGCCGGGGCAAGACAACAACGAAGATGAGCTGGTCAACGCCATCGTCTGCTTCTGCATACGGGGGTTGACCGGCACCAGGAGCTAA
- a CDS encoding isovaleryl-CoA dehydrogenase, giving the protein MNSPQRKTESTADNRYLSATHEVINQPRPLENYNLYEQDTALREAVLREGAGFANDDLSQFGAWAGQADTIDLGNQANANKPSFRTHDRYGHRVDEVTFHPAYHELMRVALENGLHSSPWTNPGKGAHVARAAKYYLHSQVEAAHCCPITMTFAAIPSIQNQPDLAKLWAPKILANEYDSRNVPDTDKTSVTIGMAMTEKQGGSDVRANTTVAYPTGQEGPGQPYELVGHKWFVSAPMCDAFLVLAQTTSGLSCFLMPRWRPDGTKNPWQVQQLKNKMGNVANASSEVEIRGALAWMVGEEGRGVRTIIEMVAMTRFDCMIGSAAGMRQAVAQASHHCHHRSAFGATLSDQPLMQNVLADLIIENEAALAYTMRVARAMDNQNNEHERLLARLATPVGKYWICKRTPNHAYEAMECIGGSGVMEDCIMPRLFRESPVNAIWEGSGNVQCLDTLRALQKEPETLDAFFKEAAEARGTDRRFDQFLAQLQHDFADISDFQYRARNLVDRMALTMQGSLLLRFGDKGVADAFCASRLQSSGGMNYGNLPSGTNPAAIIKRATPVVG; this is encoded by the coding sequence ATGAACAGCCCGCAGCGCAAGACCGAGTCCACCGCCGACAACCGCTACCTGTCGGCCACCCACGAGGTGATCAACCAGCCACGGCCGCTGGAGAACTACAACCTCTACGAACAGGACACCGCGCTGCGGGAGGCGGTACTGCGCGAGGGCGCCGGCTTCGCCAACGACGACCTGAGTCAGTTCGGCGCCTGGGCCGGCCAGGCGGATACCATTGACCTTGGTAACCAGGCCAACGCCAACAAGCCCTCCTTCCGCACCCACGACCGCTACGGCCACCGGGTAGATGAGGTGACCTTCCACCCGGCCTACCACGAACTCATGCGCGTGGCCCTGGAGAATGGCCTGCACAGCTCGCCCTGGACTAACCCCGGCAAAGGCGCCCACGTCGCCCGCGCCGCCAAATACTACCTGCACTCCCAGGTAGAAGCGGCGCACTGTTGCCCGATCACCATGACCTTCGCGGCCATCCCGTCGATCCAGAACCAGCCAGACCTGGCCAAACTCTGGGCTCCGAAAATCCTGGCCAACGAATACGACAGCCGCAACGTACCAGACACCGACAAAACCTCCGTCACCATCGGCATGGCCATGACCGAGAAACAGGGCGGCAGTGACGTACGCGCCAACACCACCGTGGCCTACCCGACAGGCCAGGAAGGCCCGGGCCAGCCCTATGAACTGGTTGGTCACAAATGGTTCGTCTCCGCCCCCATGTGCGACGCCTTCTTGGTGCTGGCCCAGACCACCAGCGGCCTGTCCTGCTTCCTGATGCCCCGGTGGCGCCCGGACGGCACCAAGAACCCCTGGCAGGTACAGCAACTCAAGAACAAAATGGGCAACGTCGCCAACGCCTCCAGCGAAGTGGAAATCCGCGGCGCCCTGGCGTGGATGGTCGGTGAAGAAGGCCGCGGCGTCAGAACCATCATCGAAATGGTCGCCATGACCCGCTTCGACTGCATGATCGGCAGCGCCGCCGGCATGCGCCAGGCCGTCGCCCAGGCCAGCCACCATTGCCACCACCGCAGCGCCTTTGGCGCAACCCTCAGCGACCAGCCGCTGATGCAGAACGTCCTGGCCGACCTGATCATCGAAAACGAAGCCGCCCTCGCCTACACCATGCGCGTAGCCCGGGCCATGGACAACCAGAACAACGAACACGAACGCCTGCTGGCCCGCCTGGCCACCCCCGTAGGCAAATACTGGATCTGCAAACGCACCCCCAACCACGCCTACGAAGCCATGGAATGCATCGGCGGCAGCGGCGTGATGGAGGACTGCATCATGCCCCGACTGTTCCGGGAATCCCCGGTCAACGCCATCTGGGAAGGCAGCGGCAACGTCCAGTGCCTGGACACCCTCCGCGCCCTGCAGAAAGAGCCCGAAACCCTAGACGCCTTCTTCAAAGAAGCCGCCGAAGCCCGTGGCACCGACCGCCGCTTCGACCAGTTCCTGGCACAGCTCCAGCACGACTTCGCCGACATCAGCGACTTCCAGTACCGTGCCCGCAACCTCGTCGACCGCATGGCCCTGACCATGCAAGGCTCCCTGCTGCTGCGCTTCGGCGATAAAGGCGTCGCAGACGCCTTCTGCGCCTCAAGACTGCAATCCAGCGGCGGCATGAACTACGGCAACCTGCCCTCCGGCACCAACCCGGCGGCGATTATCAAACGGGCGACGCCTGTAGTAGGCTAG
- a CDS encoding DUF503 domain-containing protein: MSEALRKLLKEGKNPQQHQDITPHVGVLTLHFQLYACEDLKAKRKAFTAMKAIWGREPDLAVAETADHEALDCATWTIAALGASAQQITQRLDQIEKDIQDRIDAAILDVHREIL, from the coding sequence ATGTCAGAAGCCCTGAGAAAACTGCTCAAAGAAGGCAAAAACCCACAACAGCACCAGGATATCACCCCCCACGTAGGCGTCCTCACCCTGCACTTCCAGCTCTACGCCTGCGAAGACCTAAAAGCCAAACGCAAAGCCTTCACCGCCATGAAAGCCATCTGGGGCAGAGAACCCGACCTCGCCGTCGCCGAAACCGCCGACCACGAAGCACTGGACTGCGCCACCTGGACCATCGCCGCCCTCGGCGCCAGCGCCCAGCAAATCACCCAGCGCCTCGACCAGATCGAAAAGGACATCCAGGACCGTATCGACGCTGCCATTCTGGATGTTCACCGGGAAATACTCTGA